The genomic segment CCCCGTCCCGATGGCGCCTGCAACTGCTGCACCCGTCAGCCGGGGACCCGCAGCGATGCGGGGGATGGAGGGCCGGCGTCCAGGGGGCCGTTCCGGAAGAGGCCGAGCACCGAGAGGGTCGATGCGCCGCATCCGGCAAGGCGCCCGACCGAGGCGTACCCACGGCGGTACGGCGAGGGAGGGCAACGAAGCCGGTGCGGATGCAGCGGCCCTCGAATGCCGGGATCTGAGGGAATGGTCCCCTGGATGCCGGGGCTACAGATGCTCGAGGAAGGGGGCGAGGAGGCGGAAGGAGACGTATCCCGCCGCCCCCGACGCGGGGATCGTGAGGACCCAGGCCCAGACGATCCGGGCGCCGACGATCCAGTTCACCTTCCGCCACCCCTGGGAAAGCCCCACCCCCAGGATCGCGGAGGTGATGACGTGGGTCGTGCTGATCGGGATCCCCATCGCCGATGCGGTGAGGATCACCCCGGCGGAGGAGGTCTCCGCGCAGAACCCGTGCACCGGCTGCAGCTTCACGAAGTCGATCCCCACCGTCTTGATGATCCGCCATCCCCCTATCGCCGTGCCCAGAGCCATGGCCGTTGCGCAGGAGAGGATGACCCAGATCGGGATGTGGAAGGTCTCGATCGCCCCGAAGGATACCAGCGCCATCGAGATCACCCCCATCGACTTCTGCGCGTCGTTCGACCCGTGGGAGAAGGCCATGAAGGCGGCGGAGAGGACCTGGAGCCTCCGGAACGCGCGGTTGAGCGGAGAGGGATGGAATCCGCGGAACCCCCAGAAGATCGCCACCATGATGAGGAACGCCACGAGCGTCCCGACCACCGGGGAGACGACGACGGCGGCGAGGATCTTCGAAATCCCCTCCCACTTCAGGACCCCCCAGCCGCGCGAGGCCACCACCGCCCCGATGATCCCGCCGATGATCGCATGCGACGAGGAGGAGGGGATCCCGTAGTACCAGGTGAGCAGGTCCCAGAAGATCGCGCCGATCAGCGCCGACAGCACGATGGTCTGCGACACGTGGACCGGATCCACGATCCCCTTCCCGACCATCGTGGCCACGTGGGTGGAGACGAGCGCCCCGACGAAATTGAGCCCCGCCGCCATCAGGATGGCGTTGCGGATCGAGAGGGCGCGGGTGGAGACGCTGGTGGCGATGGCGTTCGCCGTGTCGTGGAAGCCGTTGATGAAGTCGAAGACGAGCGCGGCGACCACCACGAGCCCCAGCAGGATCAGCGGGTGCTCAGCCATTCTTGAGCGCCACCCCTTCCAGGACGTTCGCGGCGTCCTCGCACCGGTCGGTCGCGGTCTCCAGCTTCTCGTAGATCTCCTTCCACTTCAGGATCGTGACCGGGTCCGTCTCGTGCTCGAAGAGGTCGGCGATGGCGTCCCGGCAGACCCGGTCCGCCTCGTTCTCGAGGGAGTTCACCTCGACGCAGTGCTCGTGGACCTCCTCCAGCTTCGTGGAGAGGCGGGCGATCGCCCGCTGGATCTCCCGGGTCGACTTGAGGATCAGGAACCCGAGCTCCTTGGCCGGGGGGGTGATCTCGGTGACCTTGTAGAGCATGATCCGAAGCGACGAGGCGTGGATCAGGTCGATGACGTCGTCCAGGGAGCAGGCGAGGGAATGAATGTCCTCGCGGTCGATCGGCGTGATGAAGCTGGTGTTCAGCTTCCTGATGATCTCGTGCGTGAGGGTGTCCCCCTTGTGCTCGATCTCCTCGATCCGCCGGGCCTTTTCCTTGACGTTGTCGAAGTTGTCCAGCAGGTCCTTCAGCGCCTCGGCCCCGTCCAGGATGTTCTGGGCCGCCTTCTCGAAGAGCGCGAAAAACTCCTGATCCTTCGGAATGATCCGAATCATGCGGAATGCTCCTTCTCCTGTCGGTTGCTGGGGTGGAACCTGGAACTTCCCTTTGCGTCAGCGGGGTCGCGGGACGGCGGCCGCGGCGGCTCCCATCGTTTCGCGGGCATCCTCCCCCGCCATTTCGGCGAGCTTGCGCTCGGCGCCCTGCACCAGCTCCTCGATGATCAAGGCGACCGGCTGGATCTTCTTCGCGAAGGCGACGCTCTGGCCGGCCATCAGCGATCCCCGCTCGATGTCCCCCTCCACCACGGCCCTCCGCAGCGATCCCATCCAGAACTCCTCGAGCTTGAGCTGGCCCTCCTCCCGGGACAGCTCCCCCGCCTTGACCTTCGCGAGAAGCTCGAGCTGGAGCCGGTTGAACTCCTGGGTTCCCTCGTTCATGATCGCGCGGACCGGGATGGTGGGCAGCGACGGGTCGAATTGCGTGGTCGGCATGGCGTCCCGCGCCTGCGCCCGGATGAACGCCTCCTTGAACCGGGGATGGGCCACGCATTCCTCCGCGACCACGAACCGGGTCCCCAGCTGCGCCCCCGAGGCCCCCAGCGAGAGGTACTGGGCGATCATCTCCCCGGTCCCGATCCCGCCGGCGACGAAGACGGGGACCTCCATGATGGAGAGGAGGAACTCCTGGGCCAGGACGGAGGTGGAGACGGGGCCGATGTGCCCTCCCGCCTCGCTCCCCTCGATCACGATGGCGTCGACCCCCTGCCGGATCATCCGCTTCGCCAGGGAGAGGACCGGCGCGAAGCAGAGGATCTTCGCTCCGGACCCCTTCACCCGCTCGATGTCCTTCCCCGAGGGGATGGCCCCCGCGAAGAACGCGTGGGAGACCCTCTCCCGGACGACGACGTCGATGTGCGCGTGGAAATTGGGGGCCACGGTGATCATGTTGACCCCGAAGGGGAGCGAGGTCTTCATCCGGGTCTTCTCGATCTCCTCGGCCAGCAACTCGGGAGGCATGTTTCCTCCCGCGAGGACGCCGAATCCGCCGGCGTTCGATATGGCGGAGACGAGGTTGGATTCCGACACCCAGGTCATCGCCCCGCAGAGGATGGCGTACCGGGTCCCCAGAAGATCGGTCCCCCGCTTCCAGACCTTCGGCAGATATTTCAATTCCATCCGAATCTCTCCCCGGAAACCGTTCTCGCGATCCCTGAACTATACCATGCGAAAGCCCCGCCAACCACCGCGGGGAACCGGATGCCCGGCGGCGGAACCCTGCTATAGTAAAGGGCGATGGTTCGCCAGGCCGACATGTACGACGTGACGATCGTGGGCGGAGGTCCCGTCGGGCTCTATGCAACCTACTACGCGGGGCTGCGGGACTGCAAGACCAAGCTGATCGACATGGAACCGCAGATTGGCGGCCGCCTGATCTCCATGTACCCCGAGAAGGAGATCTTCGATGTGGCCGGCTTCCCCCGGATTCTCGCACGCGACCTGATCGCCGAGCTCACCCGGCAGGCGATGCAGTACCGCCCCACCGTCGTGCCCGACGAACGGGTCGTCGGGATGCGCCTTCACGGGGAGCGGGTGATCGAGCTGACCACGACGAAGGGGAGCCACTTCACCCAGACATCGATCCTCGCGGTGGGGTCCGGCGCCTTCGTCCCCCGCAAGCTCGATATCCCGCACATGGCCGCGCTGGAGGGGCACGGCGTCTACTACTACCTCCCTTCCTTCGAGCCGATGCGCGGGAAGCGGGTCCTCGTCGTGGGCGGGGGGAACAGCGCGGTCGACTGGGCCCTCTCCCTCGAGAAGATCGCCTCCGAGGTGACCCTGGTCCACCGGGTCTACAAGTTCCAGGCGCACGAGGCGATGGTCGACCGGCTGCTCGCCTCCGCCGTCCGGGTGATGTTTCCCTACTACGCCCTGAAGGAGGTGGTCGGGGAGGAGAAGGTCACCGGGGCGGTCATCTGGAACGAGCGCAGCGGCAAGGAGGAACGGCTCGACGTGGACGCGATCATCCTGTCGATCGGGATGCTGACCAACCTCGAGCCGTTCCGGGAATGGGGACTGCGGATCGTGGGGAGCGGGATCGGCGTGAACACCGACATGTCGACGAACCTGCCCGGGATCTACGCGGCGGGGGACATCGCGACCTACCCGGGGAAGGTCCTGCTGATCGCCGCGGGCGCGGGGGAGGCCGCCACCGCGGTCAACTCCGCGAAGGAATATATCGAAGCGGGGGACCTGGGGAGATAGGAGGACGTTCCTTCGCGAGGATCTCCTCCACGGCGGGTACCGCGCACGCCCCCCGGTCCTCCGAAATCCCCAGGTGCATCCGGCGCAGGATAACGTCCTCCGGGGTTTCGGCCCATTCCTCCCGGGCGGCGAGGATCACCTGTGCGGCGATGTCCGGGGAATGGGGGGCGAGGCGCCTCGTCCGGTCTGTCCAGGGTCCGGTCGCGTTGATC from the Deltaproteobacteria bacterium GWC2_65_14 genome contains:
- a CDS encoding inorganic phosphate transporter, encoding MAEHPLILLGLVVVAALVFDFINGFHDTANAIATSVSTRALSIRNAILMAAGLNFVGALVSTHVATMVGKGIVDPVHVSQTIVLSALIGAIFWDLLTWYYGIPSSSSHAIIGGIIGAVVASRGWGVLKWEGISKILAAVVVSPVVGTLVAFLIMVAIFWGFRGFHPSPLNRAFRRLQVLSAAFMAFSHGSNDAQKSMGVISMALVSFGAIETFHIPIWVILSCATAMALGTAIGGWRIIKTVGIDFVKLQPVHGFCAETSSAGVILTASAMGIPISTTHVITSAILGVGLSQGWRKVNWIVGARIVWAWVLTIPASGAAGYVSFRLLAPFLEHL
- a CDS encoding phosphate transport regulator, which encodes MIRIIPKDQEFFALFEKAAQNILDGAEALKDLLDNFDNVKEKARRIEEIEHKGDTLTHEIIRKLNTSFITPIDREDIHSLACSLDDVIDLIHASSLRIMLYKVTEITPPAKELGFLILKSTREIQRAIARLSTKLEEVHEHCVEVNSLENEADRVCRDAIADLFEHETDPVTILKWKEIYEKLETATDRCEDAANVLEGVALKNG
- a CDS encoding 2-nitropropane dioxygenase encodes the protein MELKYLPKVWKRGTDLLGTRYAILCGAMTWVSESNLVSAISNAGGFGVLAGGNMPPELLAEEIEKTRMKTSLPFGVNMITVAPNFHAHIDVVVRERVSHAFFAGAIPSGKDIERVKGSGAKILCFAPVLSLAKRMIRQGVDAIVIEGSEAGGHIGPVSTSVLAQEFLLSIMEVPVFVAGGIGTGEMIAQYLSLGASGAQLGTRFVVAEECVAHPRFKEAFIRAQARDAMPTTQFDPSLPTIPVRAIMNEGTQEFNRLQLELLAKVKAGELSREEGQLKLEEFWMGSLRRAVVEGDIERGSLMAGQSVAFAKKIQPVALIIEELVQGAERKLAEMAGEDARETMGAAAAAVPRPR